In a genomic window of Trichoderma atroviride chromosome 4, complete sequence:
- a CDS encoding uncharacterized protein (EggNog:ENOG41~TransMembrane:3 (i633-655o667-685i697-719o)), protein MAAQPRGNTSLEELVRSVEHHHEQYLRSLHSFHETLGAHKRERSDIHGLATPPLRALTFTSDANSILLPRPRRDTPDTCTHERPSYYPSPRILPLTPNLNHPTGSGYGSIPDEEIPFIPLLDGSSARHVPAEGTSSQVRGKLAPRSFSDEELIKHLRDSDFCNDFSSRLDDKDEPLPSWEIDSMQSFRESAAAEGERFDSSTFEVYEVGQDDRPVKTTLDVDVQGFVRYVGEEPPESPEFIVDAPIVWESIKEVNFGGQAVGRITIVQEPTPLMLAALHLTMSPHFDMTELLHHLLSDDPNGGRTHAFMHRAYERSPSSSAYASSASPMLSPLNISNNIKGGGTSSFSSSSHLRQRSFFFVFKYYTLVPKDLDPAPWQLYERRPSDKRLDDHIDIAECGSILALSLEGEPTKTLKMRPRRERAKEGFLFDTFGPWHLLSIQSFPDDEHTVRGDDFQELKRFCNGPYAFLELLITEYRDAGKRNQILHERITKLITPPTEFMFNHHLRDKLLFEDKHFTYIRRYFWAYNTLAVINTGIKAMIAAYVDTFTDDFWAGTHPLLWPHPSPPQSPEAMDYAAKMAVLRRELDKVVSDLSEVLKRNERTRKEIENLRDQLFSGSSIKESRRAIDQGDNIRILTVISMLFLPLTFVTSVFGITELHIPVTDWRFPVTMVLVGVPFIILLYLIQTRPFVQCIQKIHELSLSLLHLLVRLFGFLPRLFRELHSSTSRDARSVSALSPSKGRKRRLTMRRPAECGGPGGNSGAGGNHKPSWRRPWALMRRTAGGDEKDIV, encoded by the exons ATGGCTGCTCAGCCGCGCGGCAACACCAGCTTGGAAGAGCTCGTCAGATCGGTCGAGCATCATCACGAGCAGTATCTGCGCAGCCTCCACAGCTTCCATGAAACCCTCGGCGCCCATAAACGAGAGCGCTCCGACATCCACGGCCTGGCAACGCCTCCTCTGCGAGCGCTCACCTTCACCAGCGATGCCAACAGCATCCTGCTGCCTCGTCCACGTCGCGATACTCCCGATACATGCACCCATGAACGCCCATCATATTATCCCTCTCCCCGGATCCTTCCACTTACGCCAAATCTCAACCATCCCACCGGCAGTGGCTATGGCAGCATCCCGGACGAAGAGATTCCCTTCATCCCTCTTCTCGATGGTTCGTCTGCTCGTCATGTTCCGGCTGAGGGCACGTCTTCACAGGTCCGCGGGAAACTCGCACCAAGGAGCTTCTCCGACGAAGAACTCATCAAGCATCTTCGTGACTCGGACTTTTGCAACGACTTCTCCAGCCGGCTCGACGACAAGGATGAGCCTTTGCCGTCGTGGGAAATCGATTCCATGCAGTCTTTTCGcgagtctgctgctgctgagggaGAGCGTTTTGACAGCTCAACGTTTGAAGTATACGAGGTTGGGCAGGATGATAGGCCTGTCAAGACGACCTTGGATGTTGATGTCCAAGGCTTCGTCAGATATGTTGGCGAAGAGCCGCCAGAGTCGCCCGAGTTTATCGTCGATGCGCCGATTGTTTGGGAGTCTATCAAGGAAGTCAACTTTGGCGGCCAGGCTGTTGGTCGGATCAC CATCGTCCAAGAGCCGACGCCACTTATGCTCGCCGCCCTACATCTCACCATGTCGCCTCACTTCGACATGACGGAGCTCCTTCACCACCTCCTCTCCGACGACCCCAACGGCGGCCGAACCCACGCCTTCATGCATCGAGCCTACGAGCgatctccatcttcatcagcttatgcatcttcagcatctCCCATGCTGTCCCCCCTAAACATATCCAACAACATAAAGGGCGGCGGCACATCgtcattctcttcctcctctcatCTCCGCCAAcgatccttcttcttcgtcttcaaatACTACACCCTCGTCCCTAAAGATCTTGACCCGGCCCCCTGGCAGCTCTACGAAAGACGCCCTTCGGACAAACGCCTCGACGACCACATCGACATTGCCGAATGCGGCTCCATCCTTGCCCTCTCTCTAGAAGGCGAGCCAACCAAGACGCTCAAAATGCGGCCTCGCAGAGAGCGCGCCAAGGAAGGCTTCCTCTTCGACACATTCGGGCCCTGGCACCTCCTCAGCATCCAGAGCTTCCCCGACGACGAACACACAGTCAGGGGCGACGACTTCCAGGAGCTCAAAAGATTCTGCAACGGCCCGTACGCCTTCCTAGAGCTCCTGATAACAGAGTACCGCGACGCCGGCAAAAGGAACCAGATCCTCCACGAGCGCATCACCAAGCTCATCACGCCTCCCACGGAATTCATGTTCAACCACCACCTCCGCGACAAGCTCCTCTTCGAAGACAAGCACTTCACCTACATCCGCCGCTACTTCTGGGCCTACAACACCCTCGCCGTCATAAACACcggcatcaaggccatgatCGCCGCCTACGTCGACACCTTCACCGACGACTTCTGGGCCGGCACGCATCCGCTGCTGTGGCCGCACCCTTCGCCGCCGCAGTCCCCCGAGGCAATGGACTATGCCGCCAAGATGGCTGTCTTGCGGAGGGAGCTGGATAAGGTCGTGAGTGACCTGAGTGAGGTGCTGAAGCGGAATGAGCGCACGCgaaaggagattgagaatcTGAGGGATCAGCTGTTTAGCGGGAGTTCGATCAAGGAGAGCAGACGGGCTATCGATCAGGGGGATAATATCCGCATTCTGACTGTGATTAGCATgctctttttgcctcttACGTTTGTAACT TCCGTCTTCGGCATCACAGAGCTCCATATCCCCGTAACAGACTGGCGCTTCCCCGTCACAATGGTCCTCGTCGGCGTccccttcatcatcctcctctacCTCATCCAAACCCGGCCCTTTGTCCAGTGCATCCAAAAGATTCACGAGTTATCTCTCTCGCTCCTCCATCTACTCGTCCGTCTCTTCGGCTTCTTACCCCGTCTCTTTCGCGAGCTGCACTCTTCTACTTCTAGAGATGCCCGGTCTGTATCTGCGCTTTCGCCGTCCAAAGGCCGCAAGAGGAGGCTCACTATGAGACGGCCAGCTGAATGTGGTGGCCCTGGAGGGAATAGCGGCGCTGGTGGTAACCACAAACCATCGTGGCGTCGGCCATGGGCTTTGATGAGAAGAACAGCTGGCGGGGATGAGAAAGACATAGTATAA
- a CDS encoding uncharacterized protein (BUSCO:EOG092D3WSA), whose product MSVVSLLGVRVMNNPAKFTDKYEFEITFECLESLEKDLEWKLTYVGSATSDQYDQELDSLLVGPIPVGVNKFVFEAEAPNTTRIPDADVLGVTVILLTCAYDGREFVRVGYYVNNEYDSDELNAEPPAKPIIERVKRNVLAEKPRVTRFAIKWDSELSAPPEFPPEQPEADLAADEEEYGAEEAEDEAAEEAADEAVAKGKGEDDEMAGIESEHQNGHDHDHEEDEMSEDGSVDIEGESEDELEEEEEGEGGADGDDDAMEVDGAAAAHNPVSVVS is encoded by the exons ATGTCTGTCGTGTCACTTCTTGGCGTTAGGGTGATGAATAACCCCGCCAAATTCACCGACAAGTACGAGTTTGAGATCACATTCGAGTGCCTTGAGTCGCTTGAGAAGG ATCTCGAGTGGAAGCTGACCTACGTCGGATCCGCTACTTC CGATCAATATGACCAGGAGCTAGACTCCCTTCTTGTCGGTCCCATTCCGGTTGGAGTCAACAAATTCGTCTTCGAGGCCGAGGCTCCCAACACCACTCGCATCCCCGACGCTGATGTCCTTGGCGTGACGGTCATCCTCCTGACCTGCGCCTACGATGGCCGCGAGTTTGTGCGCGTCGGATACTACGTCAACAACGAGTACGACTCGGATGAGCTCAACGCTGAGCCACCTGCGAAGCCGATCATTGAGAGGGTGAAGCGAAACGTCCTCGCCGAGAAGCCACGTGTGACCCGTTTCGCTATCAAATG GGACTCTGAGCTCTCTGCGCCCCCTGAATTCCCTCCTGAGCAACCTGAGGCCGACCTTGCTGCGGACGAGGAAGAGTACGGTGCTGAGGAagccgaggacgaggctgccgaAGAGGCTGCTGACGAAGCGGTCGCCAAAGGAAAGGGcgaagacgatgagatgGCTGGCATTGAGAGCGAGCACCAGAACGGACATGATCACGATcatgaagaggacgagatgTCCGAAGATGGCAGCGTTGACATTGAGGGCGAGAGTGAAGACGAGctagaggaagaggaagaaggcgaaggcgGGGcggatggtgatgatgatgccatggaggttgatggtgccgccgccgctcacAACCCCGTTTCAGTCGTGTCGTAA
- a CDS encoding uncharacterized protein (BUSCO:EOG092D0RY3), translated as MDAWVNLIAEHRRNNRLDDVRKVYNQFLENFPQSADMWVEWIELELGMDNFVNAEQLFGRCLMTVPNVKLWTVYLNYIRRRNDLNNDSNGQARRTVTQSYEFVIDNIGVDRDSGNIWQDYVQFIKSGPGQIGGTGWQDQQKMDQLRKAYHRAINVPMSTVNNLWKDYDQFEMALNKVTGRKFIQERSPGYMSAKSGNIALDNMTRGLKRSNLPRLPPAPGFEGDQEFRDQVALWKKWIEWEKEDPLVLKADEPKVFAQRVLYCYKQALMALRFWPELWVDAAEWCLQNDAGDVDKEMGAEFLVQGIAANPESVLLALKHADYIESTSPLREGDKSEFAKAVRKPFDDVLNTLYAMGDKAKEREKLEISTLRQAAAQEAPVQQSIEHNYDDDYEQGTQKKVSTEERIAVIQKGYAAETNLLSRTISYVWIAMARAIRRIQGKGNQTDGGLRKVFTDARQKGRLTSDVYVAVALLESVVYKDTVGAKIFERGARLFPNDEGFIVEYLKFLHSKDDTTNARVVFETCVNRLIANPETLHKAKPLYAYFHKYESQYGELSQIHKIEARMAELFPEDPRLNIFAARYSTDKFDPVAAPVIISKAAQMRPKFASLITEQPASARNSFPPQRELSPRPQYSRATASPKRPLGPDDEELNPPKRLARGSSPLKGAAGRRLDQQRRNQSSALHRDITFLLGILPPAHTYDSQRLSAANMVSLLRDTPLPDYGTWKAQTGGQYRFTAPVHGRQPSGDFPRPISPYGRIAPASNVYRQSPLRTETGGTFPTIPYGATDASGTPNQWPPAPPPSGFGAPAPSQFGGYRFQ; from the exons ATGGATGCCTGGGTGAATCTCATTGCCGAACATAGGCGCAACAACAGACTGGATGATGTTCGCAAGGTTTATAACCAGTTTTTGGAGAACTTTCCTCAATCG GCGGACATGTGGGTAGAATGGATTGAGTTGGAGCTCGGCATGGACAATTTTGTCAATGCCGAGCAGCTGTTCGGACGATGCTTGATGACCGTTCCCAACGTCAAGCTCTGGACCGTTTATCTCAACTACATTCGCCGTCGAAACGACCTCAATAATGATTCGAATGGCCAGGCCAGGAGAACTGTGACCCAATCGTATGAGTTTGTAATCGATAACATTGGCGTTGACCGGGACTCGGGAAATATCTGGCAGGATTACGTGCAGTTTATAAAAAGCGGCCCCGGACAGATTGGAGGCACTGGTTGGCAAGACCAACAGAAGATGGACCAGCTGCGTAAAGCGTACCATCGTGCAATCAACGTTCCCATGTCGACGGTGAACAACCTGTGGAAAGATTACGATCAGTTCGAAATGGCGCTTAATAAAGTAACG GGACGCAAATTTATCCAGGAGCGATCTCCTGGTTACATGTCTGCGAAGAGTGGCAATATTGCCTTGGATAATATGACGCGGGGTTTGAAGCGTTCAAACCTCCCTAGATTGCCACCAGCGCCCGGTTTTGAAGGTGATCAAGAGTTTCGCGATCAAGTTGCGTTATGGAAGAAGTGGATCGAGTGGGAAAAGGAAGATCCGCTTGTGCTCAAGGCAGACGAGCCCAAAGTCTTTGCACAGCGAGTCCTGTACTGCTACAAGCAggcattgatggctttgCGTTTCTGGCCCGAACTTTGGGTCGATGCGGCAGAATGGTGTCTTCAGAACGATGCAGGAGACGTTGACAAAGAAATGGGTGCCGAGTTTTTGGTACAAGGCATTGCTGCGAACCCTGAGAGCGTGTTACTAGCTCTGAAGCATGCAGACTACATTGAGTCCACGTCTCCACTGCGAGAAGGAGATAAATCCGAGTTTGCCAAAGCTGTTCGGAAGCCTTTTGATGATGTCTTGAACACGTTGTATGCGATGGGAGACAAGGCGAAAGAGCGCGAAAAGCTGGAAATTTCCACCCTCCGGCAAGCGGCTGCTCAGGAGGCACCTGTACAGCAGTCAATCGAACATAATTACGACGATGACTACGAACAAGGGACGCAAAAGAAGGTATCTACCGAGGAGCGTATCGCCGTAATCCAGAAAGGCTACGCCGCAGAGACCAACCTTCTCTCCCGCACCATTTCATATGTGTGgattgccatggccagggCAATCCGCCGTattcaaggcaaaggcaaccAGACAGACGGCGGATTGCGCAAAGTCTTCACTGATGCACGACAAAAGGGGCGCCTGACCAGCGACGTATATGTTGCCGTTGCTTTGCTGGAATCCGTAGTTTACAAAGATACAGTTGGCGCCAAGATTTTTGAGCGCGGAGCCCGCCTGTTTCCCAATGATGAAGGCTTCATCGTTGAATACTTGAAGTTTTTGCATTCCAAGGACGATACTACGA ATGCTCGAGTAGTCTTCGAGACTTGCGTTAACCGCCTTATCGCCAACCCAGAGACACTCCACAAGGCGAAGCCTCTATACGCATATTTCCACAAATACGAATCTCAATACGGCGAACTGTCTCAGATCCACAAGATCGAAGCGAGAATGGCGGAATTGTTCCCTGAGGACCCCAGACTCAACATCTTTGCTGCCCGCTACTCGACTGACAAGTTCGATCCCGTCGCCGCCCCCGTCATTATTTCGAAGGCTGCGCAAATGCGGCCAAAGTTTGCCTCCCTCATCACTGAGCAACCTGCATCAGCACGCAACAGCTTTCCCCCGCAGCGAGAGCTGAGCCCACGGCCGCAGTATAGCAGAGCTACTGCTTCTCCGAAGCGCCCCCTGGGTCcagatgacgaagagctcAATCCTCCAAAGAGGCTCGCCAGAGGATCATCCCCTCTCAAAGGGGCGGCTGGCCGACGGCTcgaccagcagcgccgcaaCCAGTCATCGGCCCTCCATCGTGACATTACGTTCCTCTTGGGAATTCTTCCTCCTGCCCATACCTATGACTCGCAACGACTCAGTGCAGCCAACATGGTCTCTCTCCTACGCGATACGCCGCTTCCAGACTATGGAACTTGGAAGGCACAAACCGGGGGACAATACCGCTTTACCGCTCCAGTACATGGGCGACAGCCTTCGGGAGACTTTCCAAGGCCGATCAGCCCGTATGGCCGAATTGCACCTGCATCCAACGTCTATAGACAGTCGCCTCTAAGGACAGAGACCGGCGGCACGTTCCCAACGATTCCCTACGGGGCGACCGACGCAAGTGGAACTCCAAACCAATGGCCTCCGGCGCCGCCACCATCTGGATTCGGCGCACCAGCTCCAAGCCAGTTTGGAGGATATCGCTTTCAGTAG